A stretch of the Desulfitobacterium chlororespirans DSM 11544 genome encodes the following:
- a CDS encoding sulfite exporter TauE/SafE family protein, producing the protein MSLFFIDIVGVEVFWPGLIVLGLLIGFLTGLFGIGGGFLVTPCLKIIFGIPYPIAVGSSLAQILITGSVSAWKHWRNQKVDVLLGLIMAGGALVGTEIGVQLLDLLGTRSYLLVHSKELPALDLILNIIFFVLLAGVGFCTGKESFGSNAKEEVDLTLPHKIQCLKIPPLIALPQCGITSLSIWVPLILSVMVGVFTGLLGIGGGFINLPILIYILGVPTAIAVGSSSFQIFFASGYGAIRHMLQGNVELLLVAFFLMGSLVGVQLGVRAANLVGGRNIRRYYVLVISAGMLVVLGDLLSSVFL; encoded by the coding sequence GTGTCTTTATTCTTTATTGATATAGTTGGAGTTGAGGTTTTTTGGCCGGGATTGATAGTATTGGGCTTGCTGATTGGTTTTTTAACAGGACTGTTTGGAATTGGCGGGGGATTCTTAGTTACACCTTGTCTTAAAATTATCTTTGGCATTCCTTATCCGATTGCAGTAGGCTCCAGCTTAGCGCAAATACTGATCACGGGTTCTGTTTCCGCCTGGAAACACTGGAGAAACCAAAAGGTTGATGTTTTACTGGGGTTAATTATGGCGGGGGGTGCCCTTGTCGGTACGGAAATAGGAGTGCAATTGCTGGATTTATTAGGAACGAGAAGCTACTTGCTTGTTCATAGTAAAGAATTACCGGCTCTGGATTTAATCTTAAATATAATATTCTTCGTTTTGCTGGCGGGAGTTGGCTTTTGCACAGGGAAAGAAAGTTTTGGCTCTAACGCTAAAGAAGAGGTTGATTTAACTCTCCCTCATAAAATTCAATGCCTAAAAATACCGCCTCTCATTGCCTTGCCACAGTGTGGGATAACCTCCTTATCCATTTGGGTGCCTTTAATTTTAAGTGTCATGGTAGGGGTTTTTACCGGACTTCTTGGCATTGGCGGAGGTTTTATTAATTTACCCATATTAATATACATCCTTGGTGTTCCTACAGCTATTGCTGTAGGGAGCAGCAGTTTCCAGATCTTTTTTGCCTCCGGATATGGAGCAATTCGGCATATGTTGCAAGGTAACGTCGAATTGCTGCTGGTGGCCTTCTTCCTTATGGGTTCCCTGGTTGGGGTACAATTAGGCGTACGGGCTGCTAATCTGGTCGGCGGCAGAAACATTCGGCGCTATTATGTATTGGTAATTTCAGCAGGAATGCTGGTTGTTTTAGGGGATTTGCTGTCAAGTGTATTTCTGTAA